One Weissella ceti DNA window includes the following coding sequences:
- the dltA gene encoding D-alanine--poly(phosphoribitol) ligase subunit DltA translates to MLTTNMIETIDNYAKTQGDQAVYDILGTTHTYAQLKHDSDALAAYFDTVNLPDQAPVMVFGEQQYEMLVTFVALTKSGHAYIPVDINSAEERITSIVEIANPAAVVAIDVLPVELNDVPVFSLETVQTEMAKDITYDAVNMVRGDDNYYIIFTSGTTGKPKGVQISHDNLLSFTNWMLEADAFDVPAQPKMLAQPPYSFDLSVMYWAPTLAAGGTLFALPRDVVNDFKQLFSVLPTLDIEIWTSTPSFADMAMLSDEFNAEKMPQLKYFYFDGEELTVNTAKKVHERFPDARIVNAYGPTEATVALSAVEITSAMIEKAERLPIGYPKPDSPTYVMADGEILPVGEQGEIIVTGPAVSKGYLNNPDKTAEAFFEIDGQPAYHTGDVGFFDEENLIHYGGRLDFQIKFNGYRIELEEVSHVLNLSPLVEAAVAVPRYNDQHKVQQLLAYVVPKDGVMEEFGKPLLATKAIKETLVDDMMPYMMPSRFMYRESLPMTPNGKIDIKALIAEVNA, encoded by the coding sequence ATGTTAACAACAAATATGATCGAAACAATTGATAATTATGCAAAGACGCAAGGCGACCAAGCAGTCTATGACATTTTGGGAACGACGCACACATATGCGCAATTAAAGCATGATTCAGATGCGCTTGCTGCGTATTTTGATACGGTAAATCTACCGGATCAAGCACCAGTCATGGTGTTTGGAGAACAACAATATGAAATGTTGGTTACATTTGTGGCATTGACTAAGTCAGGGCACGCCTACATTCCAGTTGACATTAATTCGGCGGAAGAACGTATTACTTCTATTGTAGAAATTGCTAATCCTGCGGCAGTTGTTGCAATCGATGTATTACCAGTCGAATTAAATGATGTACCGGTTTTCTCATTGGAAACAGTACAAACAGAAATGGCAAAAGATATTACATATGACGCTGTGAACATGGTTCGTGGCGATGATAATTACTACATTATCTTTACATCTGGAACGACAGGTAAGCCAAAGGGTGTTCAAATCTCACATGATAATTTGCTATCATTCACAAATTGGATGTTAGAAGCGGATGCCTTTGATGTACCAGCACAACCAAAGATGTTGGCTCAACCACCATACTCATTTGACCTGTCAGTGATGTACTGGGCACCAACGCTAGCGGCAGGGGGAACTTTGTTTGCTTTGCCGCGTGATGTGGTTAATGACTTTAAGCAACTATTTAGCGTATTACCTACATTAGATATTGAAATTTGGACCTCAACACCTTCATTTGCTGATATGGCAATGTTGTCAGACGAATTTAATGCTGAAAAGATGCCACAATTGAAGTACTTCTACTTCGATGGTGAAGAATTGACCGTTAACACAGCTAAGAAGGTTCATGAACGTTTCCCAGACGCACGTATTGTAAATGCCTATGGGCCAACAGAAGCAACGGTTGCTTTATCAGCGGTCGAAATTACATCAGCAATGATTGAAAAGGCAGAACGTTTGCCAATTGGATATCCAAAGCCTGACTCTCCAACATATGTCATGGCAGATGGTGAAATTCTACCAGTTGGTGAACAAGGTGAAATCATTGTAACTGGTCCAGCTGTTTCTAAGGGTTACTTGAATAACCCAGATAAGACAGCGGAAGCGTTTTTTGAAATTGATGGACAACCAGCCTACCACACAGGTGACGTTGGATTCTTTGATGAAGAAAATTTGATTCATTATGGTGGGCGTTTGGACTTCCAAATTAAGTTCAACGGTTACCGTATCGAATTGGAGGAAGTATCACACGTTTTGAACCTATCACCATTGGTTGAAGCAGCTGTGGCAGTACCTCGTTACAACGATCAACATAAAGTACAACAATTGTTGGCATATGTGGTACCAAAGGACGGCGTAATGGAAGAATTTGGTAAGCCATTGCTTGCAACTAAGGCGATTAAGGAAACATTGGTTGATGATATGATGCCATACATGATGCCATCACGCTTTATGTATCGCGAAAGCCTACCAATGACACCAAACGGTAAAATTGATATTAAGGCACTTATTGCTGAGGTGA
- the dltX gene encoding teichoic acid D-Ala incorporation-associated protein DltX, protein MKNSTFWRFVFQTVFYFGILLFLLYLYGYSGHGQGGFIYNEF, encoded by the coding sequence ATGAAAAATAGCACATTTTGGCGGTTCGTTTTTCAAACCGTATTTTACTTCGGCATTCTATTATTTCTGCTTTACCTATATGGCTACTCTGGTCATGGACAAGGTGGATTTATCTACAACGAATTCTAG